One window of the Leptotrichia massiliensis genome contains the following:
- the trpD gene encoding anthranilate phosphoribosyltransferase, producing the protein MILMIDNYDSFVFNVEQYLKEMTDDEVITVRNDAITIDDIKKMNPSKIIFSPGPKHPKDSGICLEILNNTDELGNIPILGICLGHQAIGMNFGGEIKRLENPLHGKTSEITVLSENSVLFKNLPKKFKVMRYHSLYVDDIPEELEVTAKSEDGVVMAVEHKSKNIFGIQFHPESIFTEYGKNMIRNFLNIEVSKTLKNNENLKNNNEKGNFIDMNKYLKKLQENIALTDTDFREICKIIDSKNYDIVQLGALLVLISEKSLYPESLTAFVKNILEYSATFEDDSDMIDVCGTGGDGFKTINISTAVAFILGAMGVNVAKHGNRAISSKSGSSDVLDKLGVPLENSLANQIEKLHVKNLAFFHAPFFHKLVGEVREVRSRLGIRTVFNILGPLLHPNTKLKYQLVGLYHEPVHRLYAETLQLLGRKHALAVRGNDGLDEITICDDTKIIEVKGEQILEYTVSPESFGFKRAFHSEIEGGTPEENAEILVKILKGEEKSAKFDIVVLNAMFALYTADVVDHPAKAKDMVLEAIESGKVYEFYKNYVKITK; encoded by the coding sequence ATGATTTTGATGATTGACAATTATGATTCTTTTGTATTTAATGTTGAGCAATATTTGAAGGAAATGACTGATGATGAAGTTATTACTGTTAGAAATGACGCAATAACAATTGATGATATAAAAAAAATGAATCCTAGCAAAATAATTTTTTCTCCTGGTCCAAAACATCCAAAGGACAGTGGAATTTGCCTAGAAATTTTAAATAATACTGATGAACTAGGAAATATTCCAATTTTAGGAATTTGTCTTGGACATCAGGCAATTGGAATGAATTTTGGCGGGGAAATAAAAAGGCTTGAAAATCCGTTGCATGGTAAAACTTCAGAAATTACAGTTTTATCCGAGAATTCTGTATTATTTAAAAACTTGCCAAAAAAATTTAAAGTTATGAGGTATCATTCACTTTATGTTGACGATATTCCAGAAGAACTTGAAGTTACGGCAAAGTCTGAAGATGGGGTTGTGATGGCTGTGGAACACAAAAGTAAAAATATTTTTGGAATACAGTTCCATCCAGAATCAATTTTTACTGAATATGGAAAAAATATGATACGAAACTTCTTGAATATTGAAGTTTCAAAAACTTTGAAAAATAATGAAAATTTAAAAAATAATAACGAGAAAGGAAACTTTATAGATATGAATAAATATTTAAAAAAATTACAGGAAAATATTGCATTAACAGATACTGATTTTCGTGAAATCTGTAAAATTATTGACAGCAAAAATTATGACATTGTACAACTTGGAGCCTTGCTTGTATTAATTTCAGAAAAAAGCCTTTATCCTGAATCGCTTACAGCATTTGTAAAAAATATCCTGGAATATAGCGCAACTTTTGAAGATGATTCTGATATGATTGATGTTTGCGGGACTGGCGGTGATGGATTCAAGACAATAAATATTTCGACAGCAGTTGCATTTATTCTAGGAGCAATGGGAGTAAATGTGGCAAAACACGGAAACCGTGCAATCTCAAGTAAAAGTGGAAGCAGTGATGTGCTTGATAAACTAGGAGTACCGCTTGAAAACTCTCTTGCAAATCAAATTGAAAAACTGCATGTAAAAAATCTTGCTTTCTTTCATGCCCCATTTTTCCACAAATTAGTTGGAGAAGTGCGAGAAGTTAGAAGCCGTCTTGGAATCAGAACTGTCTTTAATATTTTAGGTCCACTGCTTCACCCAAACACAAAATTAAAATACCAATTGGTCGGACTTTACCACGAGCCTGTACACAGATTGTACGCTGAAACATTACAATTACTGGGAAGAAAACATGCATTAGCTGTTCGAGGAAATGATGGGCTTGATGAAATAACAATTTGTGATGACACTAAAATTATTGAAGTAAAAGGTGAACAAATTCTCGAATATACAGTATCTCCTGAAAGTTTTGGCTTTAAGCGGGCTTTCCATTCTGAAATTGAAGGCGGAACTCCAGAGGAAAATGCTGAAATTTTGGTAAAAATCCTAAAAGGTGAAGAAAAATCAGCAAAATTTGATATTGTCGTATTGAATGCAATGTTCGCGCTTTATACTGCGGATGTAGTAGATCACCCTGCGAAAGCAAAGGATATGGTTTTAGAAGCGATTGAGAGCGGGAAGGTTTATGAGTTTTATAAAAATTATGTGAAAATCACAAAATAA
- the celB gene encoding PTS cellobiose transporter subunit IIC produces MASIMNKFTQFLEEKLMPVAVKVANQRHLAAVKDGMVITLPFIIAGSVFLILGNLPIPALADFYKNNATGQIIAKWLSYPVGVTFSLLGFIACVGISYKLAQYYKLDEISSTILGVLAFLLVTPFDNNGIPLASMGSGGLFVAIIMSLLAIEIVNLIVKKNIIIKMPDSVPPAVSKSFAALIPGFFVILVSLIIRIAFEVSPFGNIHKVVEMVLTKPLTALGGSFFGMMGLSFITNLLWTAGIHGSNLVTGGIARPVLDTLMDQNRIALSAHQPLPNIVTTQFFDIFHNMGGSGTTFSLAIMLLFLSKSKQLKEIGKLAIGPAFFNINEPILFGLPIVMNPILIIPFILAPLVTVMVTYLAMYSGLVAKVTGVALPWTTPPFISGFLATNHWTGTAIQVVNFFITAAIYYPFFKLWDDKKLQEENGTASTN; encoded by the coding sequence ATGGCAAGCATTATGAACAAATTTACACAATTTTTAGAAGAAAAATTAATGCCAGTTGCTGTAAAAGTGGCTAACCAGAGACACTTGGCAGCAGTTAAAGACGGAATGGTTATTACATTACCATTTATTATTGCAGGATCTGTATTTTTGATTTTAGGAAACTTACCAATACCAGCATTAGCTGACTTTTATAAAAATAACGCAACTGGGCAGATTATCGCAAAATGGTTATCTTATCCTGTTGGTGTAACATTTAGTTTATTAGGATTTATTGCATGTGTCGGTATTTCATACAAATTGGCTCAATACTATAAATTAGATGAAATTTCCAGTACAATCTTAGGAGTTTTGGCATTTTTACTAGTAACACCTTTTGATAACAACGGAATTCCATTAGCTAGTATGGGAAGTGGAGGTTTATTTGTAGCTATAATAATGTCACTTTTAGCAATAGAGATTGTAAACCTTATTGTGAAAAAGAACATTATTATTAAAATGCCTGATTCTGTACCGCCTGCAGTATCAAAATCATTTGCTGCATTAATTCCAGGATTTTTTGTTATTTTAGTTTCATTAATAATAAGAATTGCATTCGAAGTTTCTCCATTTGGAAATATTCATAAGGTTGTTGAAATGGTATTAACTAAACCACTTACAGCATTGGGAGGATCTTTCTTTGGAATGATGGGACTTTCTTTCATAACTAATTTACTATGGACTGCTGGAATACATGGTTCAAACCTAGTAACAGGAGGTATAGCAAGACCTGTACTGGATACATTAATGGATCAGAATAGAATTGCACTTAGTGCACACCAACCTCTTCCAAATATAGTTACAACTCAGTTTTTTGATATTTTCCATAATATGGGAGGTTCTGGAACTACTTTCTCTCTTGCTATTATGCTACTTTTCCTTTCTAAGAGTAAACAGCTTAAAGAAATTGGTAAATTAGCAATTGGTCCTGCTTTTTTCAATATTAACGAGCCTATTTTATTTGGACTTCCAATAGTTATGAACCCTATTTTAATTATTCCGTTTATATTGGCTCCTTTAGTTACAGTAATGGTTACTTATCTAGCTATGTACTCAGGATTAGTTGCAAAAGTAACTGGAGTCGCCTTGCCTTGGACAACGCCTCCTTTCATTTCTGGTTTCCTTGCAACGAACCATTGGACAGGGACAGCCATACAAGTAGTAAATTTCTTCATAACAGCGGCTATTTACTATCCATTCTTTAAATTATGGGATGATAAGAAACTTCAGGAAGAAAATGGAACAGCAAGTACAAATTAA
- a CDS encoding anthranilate synthase component I family protein, with amino-acid sequence MLANKPTYYYSIIRKKFSNSYFAEDERQVIIGIDCEYFDSNEYSYDSLKKIYNSFVKQKRLSPFAGFFGTFAYESIHFFEKIGKIEKEQFKFPQFIFANAKAYLHYSKTSKEFSFYGDEEKYFNFLNDEISEKFNDSDLFYDIKTDFEEEQLHYYGIIEKAKEYIKSGDIFQVVLSEQLKLTSNMDSLDFYVKLSKANPSPYMYHFPTKYGDIVGSSPEILVDISSDNIYIAPIAGTRPRGKDANEDAFLANDLLNDEKECAEHIMLVDLARNDIGKFAESGSVVVKNLMHIKNYEHVMHIVTDVYGKKRKDVSIFEVIAQALPAGTLSGSPKIRAMQIISELETFKRNVYAGGIGFLRFNGDVQLAIIIRTAFFENKNYDLNEVDEVRNVFIQAGAGIVFDSVKEKEYDEICHKRASVLNIFKKFCNEEKNKNNENKSEKDVK; translated from the coding sequence ATGTTAGCAAATAAACCTACTTATTACTACTCTATTATCAGAAAAAAATTTAGCAATTCCTATTTTGCTGAAGATGAAAGGCAAGTTATTATTGGGATTGACTGTGAATATTTTGATTCTAATGAATATAGCTATGACTCGTTAAAAAAAATATACAATTCTTTTGTAAAACAGAAAAGACTTTCCCCTTTTGCAGGATTTTTTGGGACATTTGCTTATGAGTCGATACATTTTTTTGAAAAAATTGGAAAAATTGAAAAAGAGCAATTTAAATTTCCGCAGTTTATTTTTGCCAATGCAAAGGCATATTTACATTATTCAAAGACTAGTAAAGAATTTTCCTTTTATGGCGACGAAGAAAAATATTTTAATTTTTTAAATGATGAAATTTCTGAAAAATTTAATGATTCTGATTTATTTTATGATATAAAAACAGATTTTGAAGAGGAACAATTACATTATTATGGAATTATTGAAAAAGCAAAGGAATATATTAAGTCTGGAGATATTTTTCAAGTTGTACTAAGCGAACAGTTAAAACTTACGTCAAATATGGATTCTCTTGATTTTTATGTAAAATTGTCAAAGGCAAATCCGAGTCCGTATATGTACCATTTTCCTACGAAATATGGAGACATTGTTGGTTCTAGTCCTGAAATACTGGTTGATATTTCATCCGATAATATTTATATCGCTCCTATCGCGGGAACTCGTCCTAGAGGAAAAGATGCCAACGAAGACGCATTTTTAGCAAACGACTTATTAAATGATGAAAAAGAATGTGCTGAACATATTATGCTTGTTGACTTAGCTAGAAATGATATTGGGAAATTTGCAGAAAGTGGCTCAGTTGTTGTAAAAAATCTTATGCATATTAAGAATTATGAACATGTAATGCACATTGTGACTGATGTTTATGGGAAAAAGAGAAAAGATGTGTCGATATTTGAAGTTATTGCTCAGGCTCTTCCAGCGGGAACGCTTTCTGGATCGCCAAAAATTCGTGCTATGCAAATTATTTCAGAACTTGAGACATTTAAAAGAAATGTTTATGCTGGCGGAATTGGATTTTTGAGATTTAATGGTGATGTTCAACTTGCGATTATTATTCGTACTGCATTTTTTGAAAATAAAAATTATGACTTAAATGAAGTTGATGAGGTTCGGAATGTATTTATTCAGGCTGGAGCAGGAATTGTGTTTGATTCTGTAAAAGAAAAAGAATATGATGAAATTTGCCATAAAAGGGCATCTGTGCTAAACATTTTTAAAAAATTCTGTAATGAAGAAAAAAATAAAAACAATGAAAATAAAAGTGAAAAGGATGTGAAATAA